The Eptesicus fuscus isolate TK198812 chromosome 20, DD_ASM_mEF_20220401, whole genome shotgun sequence genome contains the following window.
ATGTTACTTTTAACTGTTCAGAGGCCACAGAGGTGGCAAAACTGAACATATAAACTAATGAATTCTAGAAAACCAGAAGTTCTCTGGACAGGTATGGTGCTAAAGCCttacataaattatttcttttaatccagAGAAAGCCCTAAGTTGATCTTATGCGAATCACCATTTTACACGCGTCAACTAAGGTTTAGAAAGGTTTAAAACACTTGTTTAAACccaaccagtatggctcagtggttgagcactgacttatgaactgggaggtcatggtttgattcctggtcaaggcacatgcctggggttgcaggctggatcacccatggagggtgtacaggaggcagctaatcagtggctctctctcatcattaatgtttctgtctctcccacccctttcctctctgaaataaaagccCCACTCaagcaagtcctactccataggggtgtctcctgaaTGGAAGATCTTCCACTGTAGTTGAAGCTGGTCCTCCCAGCAatttggcctagaggtcaattttTTCCAGTGAcgctaacagcaatcaaggctcaactatagcAAAACTgtccacacaccccacacaggggtgcacctagagtgctcagctcaggtgactgaggaggctgagccactgggccctacaggacacctacaacacaaggccactctatcaattccaggagaaatagcagctctacctaatacatagaactGAATATggggaagcagcccaaatgcagagacaaagaaatgtcacaaattaaagaacagaataaatctccagaaaaagaactaaatgaaatggaagcaaggaaATTACTAGACAAAGCTCAAAACAATTGTTATAAgtttgctcaaggatcttaatgagagtttcaagggacttagtgagactttcaaggatcttagtgagaattttaaagacatgaaaaaaggaccagtcagaaactaagcatacactaactgaaatagaGAATACTTTACAGAGATTTAACAGTAGAGtattctgaaaatgaaatcaacaatttggtatagaggaagcaaaaaacacccaatcataatagcaaaaacaaaaaacgaatttaaaaacatcaagatagtataaggagcctttgggacaacttcaagcatacaaaCAATAGCACtatgtgggtgccagaaggagaagagagagtgaaagatattgaaaacctatttgaagaaataatgacagaaaatgtctcctacctggtgaaagaaatggacttacaagtccaggaagcacagagaatcccaatcaagaggaacccaaagaggcccacaccaagacacatcataattaaaatgccaaacatTAAGataaagagataatcttaaaagcagcaaaagaaaagcaattaggaagaagaaaaaaaagattaaaaatatgaacaataaaatgtcaataaatacatatctatcaataattgaatctaaaaatcaaaataaatgaacaagaaatctaatgaacaaaataaactaatgaataaaatagaaccagaggcatggaaacatgaaaaagactgacaaatctcagagggaagaggggaggagaggtgggaagagattaaccagagaacttatatgcatatatgtactacctatggacacaaacaatagggtggtgaaggcttggggtgtgGTGGGAACTGGATAGaggggcaatggggaaaaaaagggggcatctgtaatactctcaacaataaagattttttaaaaattaaaatatatttttaaaaatatgtattttaaaagagacaaaataaaaacacttgtTCGAGTTTCACAGATATTAAGGTGGCAGAGAAGCAGTTGAAATGAGAAGCCCCTATGTTCATACCCTGAACTGCACTGCTCTAAGCCCTTAAATACATCacattatttaatccttacagtaGCCTATGGTAACCATTTTTATTGTCAAACATTAGAAGTTCAGAGCTAAACAAGTTGATCTTATATAAAGATCTGAAACCCAGCCTGGGTGATCCAAGCTCCCTACTCTCCATTACCATGCTGTTCTTTACTTGGTATGCTCTATGGAATGTCATTCTGCTTTCCGATTTTGGATTAGATTTTATTTCTCCTAACAGAGGTGTGAGACAGCTACTATAAGATTGAGGGAAATTCAAAATGTACTTCCTATACACTCTCCTTTTTTGAAGAATTGAATTAATGTCTGTGAAAGCCTATAAATTgcctaattttgttttgttttgttggtagaACTCACAGAAAACATCGGGCTTCCCCTGGAACTGCTTGAAAAACAAGACCCCTGGCCGGCCTATGTCACATATACCTCCCCGATGGTGCAAAGACTCATTGAGAAAAGCAAAGCTAGAGAACTGGAATGCTCGCAGGCTCTGGAGGAAAGCCGAAGGACTCACAGGCCGAGCAAGACGCCCAGCATCGTCCAGCTGAAAAGGAAAAAGTCATCCAAGGCCTCTGGCAAAATGGTGTTCAAGGACACGAAGTCTGAGACCATGTTGTCCGTGTGGAGTGCTTTTTCGGTATCGGCCGCAGGTCCCACCGTCACCCCAGAGCCCATACCCTTTCACATGGATTCCAGAGAAAATCCCACTGCAAACTTTAACAAGATCATCTTCTCTCGAAAACCTCTGATGAGGATACTTCCATACAGCTCCCTTCTGGCCAGCAAGGAAAAACATTTGAATGTTTAGCAAGCAGTCCCTGCAACCACCCCTCAAGATTGTACAGCAATTAAGCTTCATTTGCCACAAGTCTCACTATGTCCTTCAAGGCTGAACTTGCCCCTGCTCAGGCTGGGAAGCCCCAATTCCCACTATCAATGCTTGGGACCTAACTGGGTAAAGTAGGCTGTGTCCAGACAGGAGACAGAAGTCACACCAGTGATATTATTAGAGATAATtgaatagaaataattattatctAGGTAACTGAAAACACAGGAAGCAGGTATCACCTCCAAGGCTGGGGGTGGATGGGACAAAGGGAAGCTATTGGACTACCTAAAAGTGAGACAGTTGGAGGGGGAGTGCGCTGAATCCCAGGTTCCCGAGGTGAGGGAGTGGGATGCTCCTTAGCTGGTGCCGATGCTTGAGCTCAGAGGAGAGCCCCCGTGGGGATGGCGCTCCTGAAGTGAGGAGGGGGCTGTTCTGGCTGAGGTTGATTCTGTGCGTGTTGGGAAAACTAAAAAGCTGTCCTCAAATGCTTCTGAAGGAATTGATA
Protein-coding sequences here:
- the CDRT4 gene encoding CMT1A duplicated region transcript 4 protein; this translates as MGNLRNLSELTENIGLPLELLEKQDPWPAYVTYTSPMVQRLIEKSKARELECSQALEESRRTHRPSKTPSIVQLKRKKSSKASGKMVFKDTKSETMLSVWSAFSVSAAGPTVTPEPIPFHMDSRENPTANFNKIIFSRKPLMRILPYSSLLASKEKHLNV